One window from the genome of Mucilaginibacter ginsenosidivorans encodes:
- a CDS encoding TonB-dependent receptor translates to MNTLKKMALLIMITVLAVQWANAQYIYKGHIADNNTQQPLECACIRANGKLCCTNKTGDFQLSLSTDTATLTITYIGYTTKVLPLRSSAMPLSILMDNGQVDLKEVVIAPSLLCSPFHTLSTLDLRLRPVNSSQDLMRLVPGLFIAQHMGGGKAEQIFVRGFDADHGTDLNVSVDGMPVNMVSHIHGQGYADLHFLIPETVKNFDFGKGPYYSAYGDLATAGYLSYTTKDATDRSMISLEGGQFHTFRFAGLVDLLGVSAANSGRTAYIAGEYNYTDGAFKLPEHYKRTNLFGKYTQKIGTNNKLTVSASTFSTSWIASGEIPERVVAANTVALDEQGNAVRIPAAPVTIDRFAAIDSAQGGKSTRVNAFARLNTDLKNDWAMENQLYYTHYTFSLHVNSTFFAADSVNGDERRQSETRDMFGYNGKLSKRKYWGNNLLTSIIGLSSRFDRTYGTVYDHVTKQYQFLDNITQGDIRQNNTAVYLDETLESGKWQFNAGARLDYFKFNYHDSTKNSLAVSPKLNVQYTANEQIQFYLKTGKGFHSNNAIAVIANNGLKTIPSAYGLDLGLNWKPMPRLFINAAVWYLYLSQEFVYTDDGDIVPGGKTKRSGIDLSARYQLAKWLFADLNVNIAHPRYADSTKKTGYLALAPTLTSTGGLDFKLNNGINGGLSYRYMHDRPGNNTSTLTADGYFVTDLKINYSKKRYELGLTVENLLNKKWNEYAVEQVSRLRGEAAPVDQMSFTPGTPLFAKVRVAFFF, encoded by the coding sequence AACAGATACCGCCACCTTAACGATTACTTATATCGGTTATACGACAAAAGTTCTTCCATTGCGCAGTTCGGCTATGCCGTTAAGCATTTTGATGGATAACGGGCAGGTCGACCTGAAAGAGGTGGTGATCGCCCCCTCGCTGCTGTGCAGCCCTTTTCATACGCTGAGCACTTTAGACCTGCGGCTTCGCCCGGTCAATTCTTCACAGGACCTGATGCGCCTGGTTCCCGGCTTGTTCATCGCCCAGCACATGGGCGGCGGCAAAGCGGAACAAATCTTTGTACGGGGCTTTGATGCGGATCATGGCACCGACCTGAATGTTTCGGTTGACGGAATGCCCGTTAATATGGTTTCCCATATCCACGGGCAGGGTTATGCCGACCTGCATTTCCTGATCCCGGAGACGGTGAAGAATTTTGATTTTGGCAAGGGCCCGTATTATTCCGCTTATGGCGATCTGGCCACAGCAGGCTATTTAAGCTATACGACCAAAGACGCGACAGACCGGAGCATGATCAGCCTGGAGGGCGGGCAATTCCATACTTTTCGCTTCGCTGGCCTTGTTGACCTGCTGGGCGTGTCAGCCGCCAATAGCGGGCGAACAGCTTATATTGCGGGCGAATACAACTATACCGACGGTGCCTTCAAGCTTCCGGAACATTATAAACGGACCAACCTCTTCGGGAAGTACACCCAAAAAATAGGAACAAATAATAAATTAACCGTAAGCGCTTCTACCTTCAGTACCAGCTGGATCGCTTCCGGGGAAATACCTGAACGGGTAGTTGCCGCTAATACGGTTGCGCTGGACGAGCAGGGAAACGCGGTCAGGATCCCGGCTGCTCCTGTAACCATCGACAGGTTTGCCGCTATCGACAGCGCTCAAGGGGGTAAGTCAACAAGGGTGAATGCCTTCGCGCGCTTAAACACTGACCTGAAAAACGACTGGGCTATGGAAAACCAGCTGTATTACACCCACTACACCTTTTCATTGCATGTCAATTCCACTTTTTTCGCCGCCGACAGTGTTAACGGCGACGAACGCCGGCAGTCGGAAACACGGGATATGTTCGGTTATAACGGAAAACTCAGTAAACGCAAATACTGGGGCAATAACCTGCTGACTTCCATCATTGGATTATCCAGCCGCTTTGACCGCACCTATGGCACCGTTTATGACCACGTTACCAAACAATACCAATTCCTGGATAACATCACCCAGGGCGATATCCGGCAAAATAACACGGCCGTCTACCTGGATGAAACACTGGAAAGCGGTAAATGGCAGTTCAATGCCGGTGCACGGCTGGACTATTTTAAATTCAATTACCATGATTCCACTAAAAACAGTTTGGCGGTAAGTCCGAAACTGAATGTCCAGTATACCGCTAACGAACAAATTCAATTTTATCTGAAAACGGGTAAAGGGTTTCATTCCAATAACGCGATCGCTGTCATCGCCAACAACGGGCTGAAAACCATTCCGTCAGCCTATGGCCTGGACCTGGGGCTGAACTGGAAACCAATGCCGCGCTTGTTCATCAACGCAGCGGTCTGGTACCTGTACCTGTCTCAGGAGTTTGTTTACACCGACGACGGTGACATTGTGCCGGGCGGTAAAACCAAACGTTCGGGCATTGATCTCTCTGCCCGCTACCAGCTGGCCAAATGGCTTTTTGCTGACCTGAACGTCAATATCGCCCATCCAAGATATGCTGACAGTACAAAAAAGACCGGCTACCTCGCGCTGGCCCCGACGCTGACCAGCACCGGAGGCCTGGATTTTAAATTAAATAACGGCATTAACGGCGGATTGAGCTACCGCTATATGCACGACCGCCCCGGAAACAACACAAGTACACTCACCGCAGACGGCTACTTCGTAACCGACCTGAAGATCAACTATAGCAAAAAGCGCTACGAGCTCGGTTTAACCGTAGAAAATCTGCTGAACAAAAAATGGAACGAATATGCCGTTGAACAGGTTAGCCGGCTGAGAGGAGAAGCTGCGCCGGTTGATCAGATGAGTTTTACACCCGGCACCCCGCTATTTGCCAAAGTCCGGGTGGCTTTTTTCTTTTGA